Proteins co-encoded in one Halococcoides cellulosivorans genomic window:
- a CDS encoding tRNA-guanine transglycosylase, with protein sequence MSRTSVKPNVEFAVEEMTGDARAGTLLIDGRTLETPNLFPVMNFYAGGTENSVYGGGIHRTLKEFMIGADRVDDVNAGEYFDGSMMSVSSLTDYNISRERYEDYLAKPIKERDLFTQYDGLIFIDSGGFKFLNNDGIDGSDFEVEMNQRAVYEIQSAMGGDIIVNLDYPIAPDDSHADRVEKARKTAENIHTFLSVSREFEGAKYLTLQGYNYSMMSEFLEVITDSVPEGVLREGFDGIALGGLVPKKDDRDALIKAVTDCREVMAEWDIDHWPLHVLGISSGAAPILAAIGVDTFDSSTHIHSAINGKYYKSVTEPINIEDVDFSDCDCPVCQSDLLVERMKGNAEYKKDIAGPIAMHNLIVAKHEIAAVRERIQTGDTDALIDYLEETFSHDQTMRRFAHKVVNQSLGGYF encoded by the coding sequence ATGAGCAGAACTTCAGTGAAACCAAATGTCGAGTTTGCAGTGGAGGAGATGACGGGTGATGCCCGAGCTGGAACTCTTCTTATTGACGGGAGGACCCTTGAGACGCCAAATCTCTTTCCGGTGATGAACTTCTATGCTGGTGGAACCGAGAATAGCGTCTATGGCGGCGGTATTCATCGGACGCTCAAGGAGTTCATGATCGGTGCAGATCGAGTCGATGACGTGAACGCCGGAGAGTATTTTGATGGCTCGATGATGTCTGTCTCGTCGCTCACCGACTACAATATCAGTCGCGAGCGATATGAGGATTATCTCGCAAAACCAATCAAGGAGCGCGATCTCTTCACTCAATATGATGGTCTCATCTTTATCGACTCCGGAGGATTCAAATTCCTGAATAATGACGGTATTGACGGGAGCGACTTTGAAGTCGAAATGAACCAGCGTGCAGTCTACGAGATCCAGAGTGCAATGGGTGGTGATATTATTGTGAATCTCGATTATCCTATCGCACCGGATGATTCACATGCAGATCGTGTGGAGAAAGCTCGAAAGACAGCAGAGAACATTCACACGTTCCTGAGTGTTTCGAGAGAGTTTGAAGGCGCCAAGTATCTGACCCTCCAAGGCTATAACTATTCGATGATGTCGGAGTTCCTTGAGGTGATTACCGATAGTGTCCCTGAGGGTGTTCTCCGTGAGGGGTTTGACGGCATCGCGCTAGGAGGGCTCGTTCCAAAGAAGGACGACCGAGACGCACTCATCAAAGCTGTGACTGATTGCCGTGAGGTGATGGCGGAGTGGGATATCGATCATTGGCCGCTACACGTCCTCGGCATTTCGAGCGGTGCAGCCCCAATCCTCGCTGCAATCGGTGTTGATACGTTCGACTCGAGCACACACATTCATAGTGCTATCAACGGCAAGTACTACAAATCAGTCACCGAGCCCATCAATATCGAGGATGTTGATTTCTCCGATTGTGACTGTCCAGTCTGCCAGTCTGACCTGCTCGTTGAGCGCATGAAAGGAAACGCGGAGTATAAGAAGGATATCGCAGGTCCAATTGCGATGCATAATTTGATAGTAGCAAAACACGAGATAGCAGCAGTCCGTGAACGGATTCAGACAGGCG